In Methanooceanicella nereidis, the following proteins share a genomic window:
- a CDS encoding dTDP-4-dehydrorhamnose 3,5-epimerase family protein, giving the protein MANIEGVLIKNLRVIPDERGWLMEILRCDDPIFKQFGQVYMTTAYPGVVKGWHYHKKQTDNFTCIHGMMKVALYDAREDSPTYRSLMEIFVGEKNPVLISVPPGVYHGFKAIGTETAYFLSVPTLPYNYNEPDEYRLPPDTKEIPYDWGLDPSLKHG; this is encoded by the coding sequence ATGGCGAACATTGAAGGCGTATTGATCAAGAACCTTAGAGTTATCCCGGACGAACGAGGGTGGCTCATGGAGATCCTGAGGTGTGATGATCCTATATTTAAACAGTTCGGGCAGGTCTATATGACTACTGCTTATCCGGGCGTCGTTAAAGGATGGCATTATCACAAAAAACAAACAGATAATTTTACCTGTATCCATGGGATGATGAAGGTGGCACTCTATGACGCCAGGGAAGATTCGCCGACCTATAGATCTCTAATGGAGATATTTGTGGGTGAGAAAAACCCTGTATTGATAAGCGTCCCTCCCGGAGTATATCACGGCTTCAAGGCTATCGGCACAGAGACGGCGTACTTCTTAAGCGTGCCGACGCTGCCTTATAACTATAATGAGCCGGACGAATATCGCCTTCCTCCAGACACGAAGGAGATACCGTACGACTGGGGACTTGACCCGAGCCTGAAACATGGCTGA
- a CDS encoding RuBisCO large subunit C-terminal-like domain-containing protein, with protein MVKATYYVEADMPLEKAAKAIAAEQSTGTWTEVEYEKEVHEKLGARVLSAKDNIVEIDFPVEIFEPDNIPGILSVVAGNLFGLGGLNACKLIDVDFDPIVKYYNGPEFGIQEARKFLGVYDRPLVGTIIKPKVGLNPKRTAEVAEMAALGGLDLIKDDETLTDQKFCPLEDRLIAVMDKLHKVEDKIGKKCFYAVNITVGGDQIIERAERAKELGANMIMVDILTAGFSAVQALTDEKIGLPIHVHRTMHGALTRGNFGIAMPVIAKLTRMVGGTNLHIGTYSGKMERNVEEINYSRDILRKPWAGFKPMFPACSGGLYPQLVKANLDGYGIDVILQAGGGIHGHPEGTTAGAKAMFQAVDAWKKGVSIEEYARDHHELEMAIKQWGK; from the coding sequence ATGGTTAAGGCAACGTATTACGTAGAAGCGGACATGCCGCTCGAAAAGGCTGCTAAGGCCATCGCTGCAGAGCAATCCACTGGAACCTGGACAGAAGTTGAGTATGAAAAGGAAGTCCACGAGAAGCTCGGAGCAAGGGTATTGAGCGCCAAAGATAACATAGTTGAGATCGATTTCCCGGTCGAGATATTCGAGCCGGACAACATACCGGGGATACTGTCGGTCGTTGCCGGAAACCTGTTCGGGCTCGGCGGGCTCAACGCATGCAAGCTCATAGACGTTGACTTTGACCCTATAGTAAAATATTATAACGGCCCTGAATTCGGCATACAGGAAGCCAGAAAATTCCTGGGCGTATATGATCGCCCCCTGGTAGGGACTATAATAAAGCCCAAGGTCGGGCTGAACCCGAAGAGGACGGCAGAAGTCGCCGAGATGGCAGCCCTCGGAGGCCTTGACCTTATAAAAGATGACGAGACACTTACCGACCAGAAGTTCTGCCCGCTGGAGGACCGCCTTATAGCGGTCATGGATAAACTTCACAAGGTAGAGGATAAGATCGGGAAGAAATGCTTCTACGCAGTGAACATAACGGTCGGCGGGGATCAAATAATCGAGCGCGCCGAGAGGGCAAAAGAGCTCGGCGCGAACATGATCATGGTCGACATACTCACAGCAGGCTTCTCTGCCGTACAGGCACTGACGGATGAAAAGATCGGACTACCGATACACGTGCACAGGACGATGCACGGCGCGCTCACGCGCGGCAACTTCGGCATAGCTATGCCCGTCATAGCAAAGCTGACCAGGATGGTGGGCGGCACCAATCTCCACATAGGCACCTACAGCGGCAAGATGGAGCGCAACGTCGAGGAGATCAACTATTCGAGGGATATTCTCAGAAAGCCCTGGGCTGGGTTCAAGCCGATGTTCCCCGCATGCTCCGGAGGACTATACCCGCAACTCGTTAAAGCAAATCTCGACGGCTACGGCATAGACGTCATACTTCAGGCGGGCGGAGGCATTCACGGTCATCCCGAAGGCACCACAGCAGGCGCAAAAGCAATGTTCCAGGCAGTGGACGCATGGAAGAAGGGCGTGTCTATCGAGGAATATGCCAGGGACCATCATGAGCTAGAGATGGCGATAAAGCAGTGGGGGAAGTGA